A DNA window from Iodobacter ciconiae contains the following coding sequences:
- the spaK gene encoding InvB/SpaK family type III secretion system chaperone (involved in a secretory pathway responsible for the surface presentation of determinants needed for the entry of Salmonella species into mammalian cells), translated as MLTIDIATLVRDALKENGCEQVLNNSDLDSHSTIALDLYNLPSIYISNRDGEVWLWSQLIEHDDRVIEQCSTRLLNTLMQGCHFVRGEQLQLMVSGGYLELRGLLKADFLQDSRRFSEAMDGYLEQLERFAELVQ; from the coding sequence ATGCTTACAATTGATATTGCTACTTTGGTGCGCGATGCCTTGAAAGAAAACGGGTGTGAGCAAGTGCTTAATAATAGCGATCTGGATAGCCATTCCACCATTGCTCTTGATCTGTATAACCTTCCCAGTATTTATATCAGTAACCGGGATGGCGAGGTTTGGCTGTGGTCGCAGTTGATCGAGCATGATGACAGGGTGATTGAGCAGTGTTCGACACGCCTGTTAAATACCCTGATGCAGGGGTGCCATTTTGTGCGCGGTGAGCAATTGCAGCTGATGGTTAGCGGGGGATATTTAGAACTCAGGGGCCTGCTAAAGGCGGATTTTCTGCAGGACAGCCGACGTTTTTCCGAGGCAATGGATGGCTACCTTGAGCAGCTGGAACGATTTGCCGAGCTTGTGCAGTAA
- the sctN gene encoding type III secretion system ATPase SctN, whose protein sequence is MKPLRLLRRQANPSRLSGPIIEAVLPGVAMGEICEIYRSWQDCTCVARAQVLGFNHEQTILSLIGSAQGLSREFVLQPTGSGLQIEVGDFLLGSVLDPSGQIVERFVSALNGKREWRPIEATPPGYADRQGIERPFVSGIRAIDGLLTCGDGQRLGIFASAGCGKTMLMNMLIEQADADVFVIGLIGERGREVTEFTEALRRSGRHHQCVLVYASSDFSSLDRCNAALLATTVAEYFRDQGKNVVLFLDSITRYARALRDVALAAGQAPARRGYPASVFDSLPRLLERPGLTRKGCMTAFYTVLLESDDEPDPIADEIRSILDGHIYLSRKLAAQNHYPAIDVLRSVSRVAGRVSSQEHQHLASVVRGIMARLEDLQVFLDLGEYKAGENADNDRAMGKRSALQSWLRQPLNEGSSFEATLRVMHEIAA, encoded by the coding sequence ATGAAACCTTTGCGGCTGTTGCGTCGTCAGGCCAATCCATCGCGCTTGTCCGGCCCGATTATCGAAGCTGTTTTACCCGGGGTGGCAATGGGGGAAATCTGCGAGATATACCGGAGCTGGCAGGACTGCACATGTGTGGCACGTGCCCAGGTGCTGGGTTTTAATCATGAACAGACTATTTTAAGTCTGATTGGCAGTGCGCAAGGATTATCCCGCGAGTTTGTATTGCAGCCCACCGGCTCGGGTTTGCAGATTGAAGTAGGCGATTTTTTACTGGGGTCGGTGCTTGATCCCTCGGGGCAGATTGTCGAGCGTTTTGTCAGTGCATTAAATGGCAAAAGAGAATGGCGGCCAATTGAGGCAACACCGCCAGGCTACGCAGATCGCCAGGGGATAGAGCGGCCTTTTGTTTCCGGGATAAGGGCTATTGATGGCCTGCTGACCTGTGGTGACGGGCAGCGGCTGGGTATTTTTGCCTCGGCGGGCTGCGGAAAAACAATGCTCATGAATATGCTGATCGAGCAGGCTGATGCCGATGTTTTTGTGATTGGCCTGATTGGCGAGCGCGGGCGGGAGGTGACTGAGTTTACCGAAGCACTGCGCCGCTCCGGCCGCCATCATCAATGTGTGCTGGTCTATGCCTCTTCCGATTTTTCATCTTTAGATCGTTGTAATGCTGCTTTGCTGGCGACGACGGTTGCTGAGTATTTTCGGGATCAGGGCAAAAATGTGGTGCTGTTTCTTGATTCTATTACCCGCTATGCCAGAGCCCTGCGTGATGTGGCTCTGGCGGCAGGGCAGGCACCGGCAAGGCGCGGCTATCCTGCTTCGGTATTTGATTCCCTGCCCAGATTACTGGAGCGCCCGGGCCTTACCCGAAAAGGCTGCATGACCGCTTTTTATACGGTACTGCTTGAAAGCGACGATGAGCCTGATCCGATTGCAGATGAGATTCGTTCTATTTTGGACGGGCATATTTATCTAAGCCGTAAGCTTGCCGCCCAGAATCATTATCCGGCAATTGATGTGCTAAGGAGCGTCAGCCGGGTGGCGGGGCGGGTGAGCAGCCAGGAGCACCAGCATCTGGCGAGTGTAGTAAGAGGAATTATGGCCAGGCTGGAAGACTTGCAGGTGTTTCTTGATCTGGGCGAATACAAAGCGGGTGAAAACGCAGATAACGATCGTGCCATGGGGAAACGCAGTGCTTTACAAAGCTGGCTGCGTCAGCCGCTAAATGAAGGCAGCTCGTTTGAAGCGACCTTACGGGTGATGCATGAGATCGCGGCATAA
- a CDS encoding type III needle complex assembly protein, giving the protein MSQQQCEIQLGQLIKQTRVLSAELEGIRIQRRAMRQLLHSQRPQGCVMNRSDLFAMQRRQAVLRRQLQMLSFQENKVQEQEQALQKEKEQVLLLRRYWLHKQNKYEHWQKIQWQVWRLYQLRQEESEAEERVTWSQS; this is encoded by the coding sequence ATGAGCCAGCAGCAGTGCGAGATACAGCTGGGGCAGCTGATCAAGCAAACGCGGGTTTTATCTGCAGAGCTGGAAGGAATACGCATACAGCGCAGGGCGATGAGGCAGTTATTACACTCGCAGCGGCCACAGGGCTGTGTGATGAATCGCAGTGATTTATTTGCAATGCAGCGCCGCCAGGCCGTATTGCGGCGGCAATTGCAGATGTTGAGTTTTCAGGAAAACAAGGTCCAGGAGCAGGAACAGGCACTGCAAAAAGAAAAGGAGCAGGTTTTATTACTGCGCCGTTACTGGCTGCATAAGCAGAATAAATATGAGCACTGGCAGAAAATCCAGTGGCAGGTATGGCGTTTGTATCAGTTACGTCAGGAAGAATCTGAAGCAGAGGAGCGGGTGACATGGAGCCAGTCATAG
- a CDS encoding SpaN/EivJ family type III secretion system needle length determinant, which yields MEPVIATTGVVAGAVAVPEPNGLLSEFAAQLGKYKKKSASEEAGDMFFSAPALPPPAPPPRDGLSEKGIPRAKHRAFGSAKQVHSADAQAAGVRSLKTGKTREMTDHLAESRLLAALQPAAADLPGRVAAGKAVSLPGEPAAPGPHSHPLRIKSSAPEAEAGAVNPSLPMRLSSPLVGDGLAPRTPFRLKNKNEGFAGQMGKETLPVDRQQDGQVLYRFNRWGGQHSVSIYASQQEGSRQLELQPSNPFVQDRLHYHLQQANNSENWTLLHDSDQQQGQDQPDEEKE from the coding sequence ATGGAGCCAGTCATAGCCACTACAGGCGTTGTAGCCGGAGCCGTTGCGGTTCCGGAACCAAATGGATTGCTGAGCGAGTTTGCCGCCCAGCTTGGCAAGTACAAGAAAAAAAGTGCCTCGGAAGAAGCGGGGGATATGTTTTTTTCAGCACCCGCGTTGCCGCCTCCTGCGCCGCCGCCACGGGATGGTCTTTCCGAAAAAGGAATACCCCGGGCAAAGCATCGTGCTTTTGGCTCTGCAAAGCAGGTTCATTCTGCAGATGCGCAGGCCGCCGGGGTAAGGTCATTAAAAACGGGTAAGACACGTGAGATGACTGATCATTTGGCAGAGAGCCGCCTGTTAGCCGCGCTTCAGCCCGCTGCTGCTGATTTGCCGGGGCGCGTCGCTGCGGGGAAGGCTGTTTCTTTGCCAGGGGAGCCGGCCGCGCCGGGCCCTCACTCTCACCCTCTGCGGATTAAGTCTTCTGCTCCGGAGGCTGAAGCAGGGGCGGTTAATCCATCCTTGCCTATGCGCTTGTCATCGCCCCTGGTGGGAGACGGGCTGGCACCGCGTACACCATTTAGGCTCAAGAATAAAAATGAGGGTTTTGCTGGCCAAATGGGCAAGGAGACTTTGCCAGTAGATCGTCAGCAGGATGGTCAGGTGCTTTACCGCTTTAACCGCTGGGGAGGGCAGCATTCCGTCAGCATTTATGCATCGCAACAGGAAGGAAGCCGGCAGCTTGAATTGCAGCCATCGAATCCTTTTGTGCAAGACCGTTTGCACTATCACTTACAGCAGGCAAATAACAGCGAAAACTGGACGCTCTTACATGATTCGGATCAGCAGCAGGGCCAGGATCAGCCGGATGAGGAAAAAGAGTGA
- a CDS encoding FliM/FliN family flagellar motor switch protein, producing MSGLELRQLASKEHAWQQAQQCWLARGLDVSFSLPEGACYAVSADNGRWQGLLNLREWLAAVSPALAGLLGSGSDDRLLRDLFMATARPLEFTVAELAYEHLQLGYKRLTPGPEMLCLQTSQGRVWLTGIPEVKEGRLKLDLHYLFTLPLRLVFEVGRSPLSQRVKAQLEAGDVLLIIEETFSVKSCGARIGRYRQSEDGIMIEKDEQAAVPAKIPDALAELPLCLEFILQQSTISVSGLGDLYRGQLLPLLPDVEKRIEVKANGVLIGRGELVRIDGQLGVELSEICHEVLHVK from the coding sequence GTGAGCGGGCTGGAATTACGCCAGCTGGCCAGCAAAGAGCATGCCTGGCAGCAAGCACAGCAATGCTGGCTGGCAAGAGGTCTTGATGTGAGTTTTAGCCTGCCGGAAGGGGCTTGCTATGCTGTTTCGGCAGATAACGGGCGCTGGCAGGGGCTGCTGAATTTGCGGGAATGGCTGGCGGCTGTTTCTCCTGCATTGGCCGGTTTACTGGGTAGCGGTAGTGATGACAGGCTGCTGCGGGATTTATTTATGGCAACAGCCCGGCCTCTGGAATTCACGGTGGCTGAGCTGGCTTACGAGCACTTGCAACTGGGTTATAAACGCCTGACGCCTGGTCCCGAGATGTTGTGTTTGCAAACATCGCAGGGCCGGGTATGGCTGACGGGTATTCCAGAGGTAAAGGAAGGCCGGCTTAAGTTAGACCTCCATTACCTGTTTACTCTGCCGCTGCGGCTGGTGTTTGAAGTTGGCCGCAGCCCGCTGAGTCAGCGTGTAAAGGCACAACTGGAGGCCGGGGATGTTTTGCTGATCATTGAAGAAACATTTTCGGTGAAAAGCTGTGGTGCAAGGATAGGCCGCTACCGGCAAAGTGAGGATGGGATCATGATCGAAAAAGACGAGCAGGCTGCCGTGCCTGCAAAAATACCTGATGCGCTGGCAGAATTGCCGCTGTGCCTGGAGTTTATTTTGCAGCAAAGCACGATCAGCGTATCCGGGCTGGGCGATTTATACCGTGGTCAGTTACTGCCCTTACTTCCCGACGTGGAAAAGCGCATTGAAGTGAAAGCCAATGGTGTACTTATCGGGCGGGGTGAGCTGGTCAGGATTGACGGCCAGCTGGGCGTGGAGCTGTCCGAGATCTGTCATGAGGTTTTACATGTCAAATGA
- a CDS encoding EscR/YscR/HrcR family type III secretion system export apparatus protein, which translates to MSNDISMIALLAFSTLLPFLIASGTCFIKFSIVFVMVRNALGLQQVPSNMTLNGIALLLSMFVMTPVMQSTYDVYRDENINFSSAESVSHFAESGLDSYRSYLKKYADPELTQFFEKAQAERMTKDGGEAVAEDKPSILALLPAYALSEIKSAFKIGFYLYLPFVVVDMVISCILLALGMMMMSPVTISVPIKLVLFVALDGWTLLSKGLVLQYLDLAA; encoded by the coding sequence ATGTCAAATGACATTTCGATGATTGCGCTGCTGGCGTTTTCAACGCTGCTGCCGTTTCTGATTGCCTCCGGAACCTGTTTTATCAAGTTTTCCATTGTTTTTGTCATGGTACGTAATGCCCTGGGGCTGCAGCAAGTGCCGTCCAATATGACATTAAACGGGATTGCGTTGCTTTTATCGATGTTTGTCATGACGCCGGTGATGCAGAGTACTTATGACGTTTACCGGGATGAAAACATTAATTTCAGCAGTGCGGAATCGGTCAGCCATTTTGCTGAAAGCGGGCTGGATAGCTATCGCAGCTATCTGAAAAAATATGCAGATCCCGAACTGACACAGTTCTTTGAAAAAGCGCAGGCTGAACGCATGACCAAAGACGGGGGCGAGGCTGTTGCTGAGGATAAGCCTTCCATTTTGGCTTTGTTGCCTGCCTATGCACTGAGCGAAATTAAGAGTGCTTTCAAAATTGGCTTTTATCTGTATCTGCCTTTTGTGGTCGTCGATATGGTGATTTCCTGCATCTTGCTTGCGCTGGGCATGATGATGATGAGTCCCGTGACGATCTCTGTGCCGATCAAGCTGGTGCTGTTTGTTGCACTTGATGGCTGGACCCTGCTCTCCAAGGGGCTGGTGTTGCAATATCTGGATCTGGCCGCTTGA
- a CDS encoding EscS/YscS/HrcS family type III secretion system export apparatus protein yields the protein MNDLVFAGNRALYLVLLLSAWPIVVATIVGLLIGLFQTVTQLQEQTLPFGFKLLSVILCLFLLSGWYGETLLDFGREVFRMALDHY from the coding sequence ATGAATGATCTGGTTTTTGCAGGCAACCGGGCGCTGTACCTGGTGTTATTGCTTTCGGCCTGGCCGATTGTTGTGGCGACCATTGTTGGTTTGCTGATTGGCTTATTTCAAACCGTGACCCAGCTGCAAGAGCAGACTCTGCCGTTTGGTTTTAAATTATTGAGCGTGATTCTTTGCCTGTTCCTGCTGTCAGGATGGTATGGGGAAACCTTACTCGACTTTGGCCGGGAGGTTTTCAGAATGGCGTTGGATCATTACTAG
- the sctT gene encoding type III secretion system export apparatus subunit SctT, whose protein sequence is MQYGLFFDVHDWLAAAAMGFARIGPVFFMLPFLNSNVLTGVVRITVSMLVSMSLWPYPPGALPEFNTLWYLGMMSREVMVGSLLGCLLSWPFWVFHALGSIIDNQRGATLSSSIDPANGVDTPELANLLNIFAAVVYLQGGGLTLLLEVMASSYQLCGPLKSCTPELLPVLGMLTKMAAKALVLASPVVAALLLSEFTLGLLSRFAPQMNAFSISLTVKSGIALLILLLYFSPVLPDVVGELSLRPDILPVWLH, encoded by the coding sequence GTGCAATACGGTCTTTTCTTTGACGTTCACGACTGGCTGGCTGCTGCAGCAATGGGATTTGCCCGTATCGGCCCCGTGTTTTTTATGTTGCCCTTTCTTAACAGCAATGTGCTGACCGGGGTAGTACGCATAACGGTTTCCATGCTCGTGTCCATGAGCTTGTGGCCTTACCCGCCGGGAGCTTTGCCCGAGTTTAATACGCTCTGGTATCTGGGCATGATGAGCAGGGAAGTCATGGTAGGTAGCCTGCTGGGGTGTTTACTCTCCTGGCCGTTCTGGGTGTTTCATGCTTTGGGCAGCATTATTGATAACCAGCGTGGTGCAACACTGAGCAGCAGCATTGATCCTGCTAACGGGGTGGATACGCCGGAGCTGGCTAATTTATTGAATATTTTTGCCGCAGTAGTTTATCTGCAGGGCGGTGGTTTAACTTTATTACTGGAAGTTATGGCCAGTAGTTATCAGCTTTGTGGCCCCTTAAAAAGCTGTACTCCCGAATTGCTGCCTGTTTTGGGGATGCTGACCAAAATGGCGGCCAAGGCGCTGGTATTAGCCAGCCCGGTGGTCGCGGCATTATTGCTTTCGGAGTTCACTTTGGGTTTGTTGTCGCGTTTTGCGCCTCAAATGAATGCTTTTTCTATTTCTTTGACAGTTAAAAGCGGGATTGCACTACTGATTTTGCTTTTATATTTTTCACCGGTTTTACCAGATGTGGTTGGTGAGCTTAGCTTGCGGCCCGACATCCTTCCTGTGTGGCTTCATTAA
- a CDS encoding EscU/YscU/HrcU family type III secretion system export apparatus switch protein, translated as MSSEKTEKPTSKYLKDAAKKGQTFKSRDLIVALLMLVGVLYLVSAASLVELMGVYRQLILGGFQQDIQSYSVSILWIGIKLVLPVILLCIVATALPSLLFSGFVLATEALKLNLDALNPVNGFKKLFSLRTVKDLVKSLLYLLSFAASVYVFWQNKRGLLFVQLGGSPLDIAVIWRELLLSLVLICMACVVFVLVLDVLAEYFLHMKDMKMDKQQVKSERKEQDGDPEIKSKRREVHQELLSEQVKSDVSNSRLIVANPSHIAIGIFYKPELIEIPFISVIETNQRALAVRAYAKKTGVPVIQNISLARRILKTHSRYSFIQLSELDEVLRLLTWLDQVENADQQAPE; from the coding sequence ATGTCTTCTGAAAAAACAGAAAAACCCACGTCCAAGTATCTGAAAGATGCCGCAAAAAAAGGTCAGACTTTTAAAAGTCGCGATCTGATTGTGGCTTTGCTTATGCTGGTGGGGGTTTTGTATCTGGTTTCAGCGGCCTCTTTGGTCGAGCTGATGGGAGTTTACCGGCAGTTGATTTTGGGTGGTTTTCAGCAGGATATACAAAGCTATAGCGTCAGTATTTTGTGGATAGGGATCAAGCTTGTTCTGCCGGTTATTTTGTTGTGCATTGTGGCAACGGCACTGCCTTCTTTGTTATTCAGTGGTTTTGTGCTGGCAACCGAAGCACTCAAGCTGAACCTGGATGCACTTAATCCTGTGAACGGGTTTAAAAAGTTATTTAGCCTGCGCACTGTCAAAGATCTGGTTAAGTCGCTGCTGTATCTGTTGAGCTTTGCGGCATCGGTTTATGTGTTCTGGCAAAACAAGCGGGGGTTACTTTTTGTGCAATTAGGTGGCAGCCCGCTTGATATAGCGGTGATCTGGCGGGAGTTACTGCTGTCTTTGGTGCTGATTTGTATGGCTTGTGTGGTGTTTGTTTTAGTGCTGGATGTACTGGCTGAATATTTTCTTCATATGAAAGATATGAAGATGGATAAGCAGCAGGTGAAAAGCGAGCGGAAAGAGCAGGATGGCGACCCCGAGATTAAATCCAAACGGCGTGAAGTTCATCAGGAGCTTCTTTCCGAGCAGGTTAAGTCTGATGTCAGTAATTCACGGCTGATTGTGGCCAATCCTTCCCATATTGCGATTGGTATCTTTTATAAACCGGAGCTTATTGAGATCCCTTTTATTTCGGTAATTGAAACCAATCAGCGTGCACTGGCTGTGCGGGCCTATGCCAAAAAAACGGGTGTGCCCGTGATCCAGAATATCTCACTGGCGCGGCGCATTTTAAAGACGCACAGCCGTTATTCCTTTATTCAGCTTAGCGAGCTGGACGAAGTCCTGCGTCTTTTAACATGGCTAGATCAGGTTGAAAACGCAGATCAGCAGGCCCCAGAATAA
- the sicA gene encoding type III secretion system translocator chaperone SicA yields MLIDDSASEERIAEMIWETVSSGGTLKDIHGISDDMMQGLYAHAYDFYNKGRLDDAETFFHFLCIYDFYNPDYIMGLAAVCQLKKQFERAFDLYSVAFALSKDDYRAVFFAGQCQLFMRKAAKARQCFELVCEESNDELMKAKAQVYLDTLEKTDVEASQEKEEEQA; encoded by the coding sequence ATGCTTATTGACGACAGTGCCAGCGAAGAGCGTATTGCAGAAATGATCTGGGAAACGGTCAGTAGCGGAGGAACCCTCAAAGATATTCATGGAATCTCGGATGACATGATGCAGGGTCTATATGCGCATGCTTATGATTTTTATAACAAGGGTCGTCTGGATGATGCAGAAACATTCTTTCACTTTCTGTGTATTTATGATTTTTACAATCCTGATTACATCATGGGGCTGGCTGCGGTTTGTCAGTTAAAAAAGCAGTTTGAAAGAGCCTTTGATCTTTATTCCGTTGCATTTGCGTTAAGTAAGGACGACTACCGGGCGGTTTTTTTTGCTGGCCAGTGCCAGTTGTTTATGCGTAAAGCGGCTAAGGCAAGGCAATGCTTTGAGCTGGTTTGCGAGGAAAGTAACGACGAGCTGATGAAAGCGAAGGCCCAGGTCTATCTGGATACCCTGGAAAAAACAGATGTTGAAGCATCTCAGGAGAAAGAGGAGGAGCAAGCATGA
- the sctE gene encoding type III secretion system translocon subunit SctE, with product MSEANGIGRSAYQQHPLAGALFEKARASEAYVSTAQQAAQALFAVRAGQTDERTMVKADLNTPVLTAPEQAVEEGTGSMDKLTLLLGELMTLLGETAQASLEGRLAVFKALKESQATASKALQEQFDHAIAEAEAAIEAAGGAQADYEQALEAAKNAQQAADDAEAVLAGLSPDDPAYGAAKTAKDLAVINASLAKGKAEGAKELYTSATELAAARTKSADAIAEEIKAAGVNTPASQLSQENHLSGVSRMALLMAMFVKLVADNSENSLKNDLAIFEAMQSGRLKEMEKKADEYDKEAKKAEHLHKVMGCLGKVLGALLTVVAVVGAAFTGGASLALAAVGVALMVADVVVKAATGVSFMEEAMKPVMEKVLKPLMDLISKALSDFLQKMGVDEKTANMVGSIVGAIAAAVAMVVVIAAVAVVGKSAAAKLASTMGKMMGETIKKLVPSILKDVAEQSGSALTRGTVRLAKSMGLETDKIAIQSYGNTLVRTATAAEGLHAVAQTAGGVTQGVFIKNAADAMADFNLALFDKERIDKCLKDAVEVFAQSQSVTQSLLAQISQTLQSSMAAGRAVLRNSHA from the coding sequence ATGAGCGAAGCGAATGGAATTGGCCGCAGCGCCTATCAGCAGCATCCGTTAGCGGGTGCTTTGTTCGAGAAAGCAAGGGCAAGTGAAGCATATGTAAGTACGGCCCAGCAAGCAGCACAGGCCCTGTTTGCCGTGCGTGCCGGGCAGACGGACGAGCGCACTATGGTGAAAGCAGATCTGAATACACCAGTATTAACGGCACCGGAACAAGCGGTCGAAGAAGGGACCGGGAGTATGGATAAGCTGACGCTGTTGCTGGGTGAGCTGATGACGTTGCTTGGAGAGACTGCGCAGGCTTCCCTGGAAGGGCGTCTGGCTGTATTCAAAGCGCTTAAAGAATCACAGGCTACTGCCAGTAAAGCGCTGCAGGAGCAGTTTGATCACGCTATTGCAGAGGCTGAGGCGGCAATTGAAGCGGCAGGCGGGGCGCAGGCTGATTATGAGCAAGCGCTGGAAGCTGCAAAAAATGCGCAACAAGCAGCGGATGACGCTGAAGCGGTGCTGGCTGGTTTAAGCCCTGATGATCCGGCCTATGGCGCCGCTAAAACGGCAAAGGATCTGGCCGTGATCAATGCCAGTCTGGCCAAAGGTAAGGCTGAGGGTGCAAAGGAGCTGTATACCAGTGCAACCGAGCTGGCAGCAGCCAGAACAAAGAGTGCAGACGCAATTGCCGAAGAGATTAAAGCCGCCGGGGTAAACACACCGGCAAGCCAGCTGTCGCAGGAGAATCATCTCTCCGGAGTCTCCCGTATGGCGCTGCTGATGGCAATGTTTGTAAAACTGGTGGCAGACAACAGCGAAAACAGTCTGAAAAATGATCTGGCTATCTTTGAGGCGATGCAGTCAGGGCGGCTCAAAGAGATGGAAAAAAAGGCCGATGAGTATGATAAAGAGGCCAAAAAAGCAGAGCATCTCCATAAAGTGATGGGCTGTCTTGGCAAGGTTCTGGGGGCGCTGTTAACTGTTGTTGCTGTAGTGGGCGCTGCATTTACCGGCGGGGCCAGCCTCGCCCTGGCTGCCGTGGGGGTGGCTTTGATGGTGGCTGATGTTGTGGTTAAAGCAGCAACGGGCGTTTCCTTTATGGAAGAAGCCATGAAGCCTGTCATGGAGAAAGTACTTAAGCCATTAATGGATTTAATCAGCAAAGCACTCAGTGACTTTTTGCAAAAGATGGGTGTGGATGAAAAAACAGCCAATATGGTGGGCTCGATTGTCGGCGCTATTGCTGCCGCCGTGGCGATGGTCGTAGTGATTGCTGCCGTTGCTGTGGTCGGAAAAAGCGCCGCAGCAAAGCTGGCCAGTACGATGGGCAAAATGATGGGCGAGACAATTAAAAAGCTTGTGCCAAGTATTCTCAAGGATGTGGCTGAGCAATCCGGTAGTGCCCTGACCAGGGGCACCGTAAGGCTGGCAAAAAGCATGGGTCTGGAAACGGACAAGATAGCCATTCAGAGTTACGGCAATACGCTGGTCCGCACGGCAACTGCCGCAGAGGGCCTCCATGCAGTGGCTCAGACGGCAGGTGGAGTAACCCAGGGAGTATTTATTAAAAATGCGGCAGATGCCATGGCTGACTTTAATCTTGCACTGTTTGATAAAGAGCGGATAGATAAGTGCCTGAAAGACGCAGTAGAGGTTTTTGCGCAATCCCAGTCTGTGACCCAGAGTCTGTTAGCCCAGATTTCTCAGACACTTCAGTCGAGTATGGCTGCAGGCCGGGCTGTGTTACGTAATAGCCACGCATAA
- a CDS encoding IpaC/SipC family type III secretion system effector, whose protein sequence is MVAINSHYISTLANSKAYTGEVFTGAKVKAKPEGSVADVLPVKQGQLQAGSVGKPDLSLPVLSELPPLTTILGVLAQTLDDSEGQLSLGGSIAVLEKKSDQLQKEDETESSFDISGLGSKWSGLYQALLRAVQDNRTAEAKLGGKMSKIEERSAIKAAEATIAEGNAGMASAVGQGVVSLGMTGSGVFRKSQGLRIEKNALKFNGGQIRKLDSEADSMLSQLKTGSRSVMDAPETLKNLKVSKPVASENAALAEAAGAPKHPVEIAEFDVPDTASNKKSKSADDVSSKKNGAVALKDKQIDDSGEAHFELADSSKQLKAEDRAVLEEQAVNKVKKERDLHRAEMQQNMLKAEGIKAQGDAILGLNMGMSGIIRGSGEVVQALDRSRGQLSQHAQKVGASLNEESTTRKRELNSLFQDLLKQLTDVDARTASTIDAMLGNKV, encoded by the coding sequence ATGGTTGCAATTAATAGTCATTACATTTCTACGCTGGCAAATTCTAAGGCTTATACCGGGGAGGTGTTTACGGGGGCTAAGGTTAAAGCGAAGCCTGAGGGTAGTGTTGCTGATGTTTTGCCGGTAAAGCAGGGGCAGTTACAGGCTGGCTCTGTCGGTAAACCGGATTTATCACTTCCGGTTTTGAGCGAGCTGCCGCCGCTTACAACAATCTTGGGCGTGCTTGCCCAGACGCTGGATGATTCGGAGGGGCAGCTCAGCCTGGGTGGATCTATCGCTGTTCTGGAAAAGAAATCGGATCAGTTGCAAAAAGAAGATGAAACTGAGTCTTCTTTTGATATCTCTGGTCTGGGGAGTAAATGGAGTGGCCTCTATCAGGCTTTGCTGAGGGCTGTGCAGGATAACCGTACGGCTGAGGCGAAGCTGGGCGGCAAGATGTCCAAAATTGAAGAAAGAAGTGCTATCAAAGCGGCGGAGGCAACGATTGCCGAGGGGAATGCGGGTATGGCCTCTGCTGTAGGGCAGGGCGTAGTGAGCCTGGGGATGACCGGGTCAGGTGTGTTCCGGAAAAGCCAGGGTTTGAGGATTGAAAAAAATGCGCTCAAGTTTAACGGTGGCCAGATCAGAAAGCTCGATAGCGAGGCCGACAGTATGTTGTCCCAGCTAAAAACCGGCTCCCGCTCGGTCATGGATGCTCCGGAAACGCTGAAAAATCTGAAAGTGAGCAAACCTGTTGCGTCAGAAAATGCAGCATTGGCTGAAGCGGCAGGCGCACCGAAGCATCCGGTGGAAATAGCCGAGTTTGATGTGCCTGATACTGCTAGTAATAAAAAATCAAAATCTGCCGATGATGTGTCATCGAAAAAAAATGGGGCAGTTGCGCTCAAGGATAAGCAGATTGATGACTCTGGGGAGGCACATTTCGAGCTGGCAGACAGCAGTAAGCAGCTTAAAGCTGAAGACCGGGCCGTGCTCGAAGAGCAGGCTGTAAATAAAGTAAAGAAAGAGCGTGATCTGCATCGGGCTGAAATGCAGCAAAATATGCTGAAAGCAGAGGGAATAAAGGCTCAGGGAGATGCCATTCTTGGATTAAATATGGGGATGTCCGGAATTATCAGGGGAAGTGGGGAAGTGGTGCAGGCGCTTGATCGCTCAAGAGGGCAATTATCACAGCATGCGCAAAAAGTGGGTGCTTCGTTAAATGAGGAATCCACCACCCGCAAGCGTGAGCTTAATTCGCTATTCCAGGATTTACTAAAGCAGCTGACAGATGTGGATGCCCGTACGGCATCGACGATAGATGCGATGCTTGGTAACAAGGTATAA